Proteins encoded in a region of the Streptomyces sp. NBC_00258 genome:
- a CDS encoding MFS transporter has translation MPSASASYRTVLRTSGAAAFFVPAAVGRLGIAMTGIGIVWLVHARTGSYAAAGLVTGGFAVADAVAGPQIGRLVDRFGQARVLPIALGAHAGGVALLLTGAVPDLVAGVLVGATLPQLSALSAARWSALLSGERAAALPTAFALEALANGVSYMAGPALVSVLGAAGRPGAGVLLAAALVVGGGLALAAQRRTVPPLTGRAERRHAGRALLRSAFLRQVALGLALGVFFGAMQVSVAAYAVGRGTPDAAAVLYVAFNCTNLVGGWAYGAWRHGGSPRRRQAAAAACLTLASLPLTFLDAPLGVGVILALTGLAVPVLLILASVLTESSVPRAVLTQAFTWGNSASAAGSAGAAAVAGRMVDAGGAHGGFGVAAGSALVMTILALGGLRDSNPDVPKPSAPAETTEPNPPAPRRDSSTGSAPGTPSASVAPSGNSNGRRR, from the coding sequence GCACGCACCGGGTCGTACGCCGCCGCGGGTCTCGTCACCGGCGGGTTCGCTGTCGCGGACGCCGTCGCCGGGCCCCAGATCGGGCGCCTTGTCGACCGGTTCGGACAGGCGCGGGTGCTTCCCATCGCACTGGGCGCACATGCCGGGGGCGTGGCGCTGCTGCTCACCGGCGCCGTTCCGGACCTCGTCGCCGGAGTGCTCGTCGGGGCGACGCTGCCCCAGCTCAGTGCCCTGTCCGCCGCTCGCTGGTCCGCCCTGCTGTCCGGCGAACGGGCCGCCGCGCTGCCCACCGCCTTCGCCCTGGAGGCCCTGGCCAACGGCGTGTCGTACATGGCCGGACCGGCCCTGGTGAGCGTCCTCGGTGCGGCGGGCCGCCCGGGCGCCGGGGTGCTGCTCGCCGCCGCGCTCGTCGTCGGCGGTGGGCTCGCCCTCGCCGCCCAGCGCCGCACCGTGCCGCCCCTCACCGGCCGCGCCGAACGTCGGCACGCCGGACGCGCCCTGCTGCGCTCAGCGTTCCTGCGGCAGGTCGCGCTCGGCCTCGCGCTCGGTGTGTTCTTCGGTGCGATGCAGGTGTCCGTCGCCGCGTACGCCGTCGGACGCGGCACGCCGGACGCGGCGGCCGTGCTCTATGTCGCCTTCAACTGCACCAATCTGGTGGGTGGTTGGGCCTACGGAGCTTGGCGCCACGGCGGCTCACCCCGGCGCCGCCAGGCCGCAGCCGCCGCCTGCCTCACCCTGGCGAGCCTCCCGCTGACCTTCCTCGACGCGCCTCTCGGGGTCGGCGTCATCCTCGCCCTGACGGGACTCGCCGTGCCGGTCCTACTGATCCTCGCCTCCGTCCTCACGGAGTCGTCGGTCCCGCGCGCCGTCCTCACCCAGGCGTTCACCTGGGGCAACTCCGCAAGCGCGGCAGGGTCAGCGGGCGCCGCGGCGGTCGCGGGGCGGATGGTGGACGCGGGCGGTGCGCACGGCGGATTCGGTGTGGCGGCGGGGTCCGCGCTGGTGATGACGATCCTGGCGCTCGGCGGTCTGCGGGACTCGAACCCGGACGTGCCGAAGCCCTCCGCGCCCGCGGAAACCACGGAGCCGAACCCGCCGGCCCCACGACGGGATTCGTCCACTGGTTCCGCCCCCGGAACCCCGTCCGCCTCGGTCGCTCCGAGCGGCAACAGCAACGGCCGTCGTCGTTGA
- a CDS encoding ABC transporter ATP-binding protein, whose product MSMETTAWTQLHSVMNAEQERRPFARATLRRIAGFARPHRRRIAQFVVLSVVTALLAVATPVLAGRVVDAIVSGGDESTVVRLALLIALIAFAEAAIGLVGRWLSANLGEGLILDLRTAVFDHVQRMPVAFFTRTRTGALVSRLNNDVIGAQRAFSNTLSGVVSNLVTLLLTLAVMLTLSWQITLLALVLLPVFVVPARRMGSRMAKLQREAADLNASMGTRMTERFSAPGATLIKLFGRPGQESAEFAVRARRVRDIGVRTAMAQTAFITALTLVSALALALVYGLGGWYALRGSLEPGAVVSLALLLTRLYAPLTSLAGARVEVMSALVSFERVFEVLDLKPLIDEKPDARAVPEGPASVEFTDVRFAYPSADKVSLASLEEVAALDTRGGAEVLHGISFRAEPGQTVALVGSSGAGKSTIASLLPRLYDTDEGSVRIGGVDVRDLSAESMRATLGMVTQDGHLFHESVRANLLLARPDADENELWDVLRRARLDDLVRSLPDGLDTVVGERGYRLSGGERQRMTIARLLLARQRVVVLDEATAHLDNTSEAAVQEALAEALQGRTALVIAHRLSTVRAADQILVVEDGLIVERGTHEQLLTANGRYAELYRTQFEKPSRADATEDGTTEDGVSVREIAVAEEAVA is encoded by the coding sequence ATGAGTATGGAGACCACGGCCTGGACGCAGCTCCACAGCGTCATGAACGCCGAGCAGGAACGCCGCCCCTTCGCCAGAGCGACCCTGCGTCGCATCGCAGGATTCGCCCGCCCGCACCGCCGCCGAATCGCGCAGTTCGTGGTGCTCAGTGTGGTGACGGCGCTGCTCGCCGTGGCCACCCCGGTCCTCGCCGGACGCGTCGTGGACGCGATCGTGTCCGGCGGCGACGAGAGCACGGTCGTACGACTCGCCCTGCTCATCGCCCTGATCGCGTTCGCGGAGGCGGCGATCGGACTGGTGGGCCGCTGGCTCTCGGCGAACCTCGGCGAAGGACTCATCCTGGATCTGCGGACAGCGGTCTTCGATCATGTACAGCGCATGCCGGTCGCGTTCTTCACACGCACTCGTACGGGCGCGCTCGTCAGTCGACTCAACAACGACGTGATCGGCGCCCAGCGGGCCTTCAGCAACACCCTCTCCGGAGTGGTGAGCAATCTCGTGACCCTGCTGCTCACCCTCGCCGTGATGCTCACCCTGTCCTGGCAGATCACCCTGCTCGCGCTCGTACTCCTCCCGGTGTTCGTGGTGCCCGCCCGCCGGATGGGCAGCCGGATGGCGAAGCTCCAGCGCGAGGCCGCCGACCTCAACGCGTCCATGGGCACCCGGATGACCGAGCGCTTCTCCGCACCGGGCGCCACGCTGATCAAACTCTTCGGCCGGCCGGGCCAGGAGTCCGCGGAGTTCGCGGTGCGCGCCCGGCGGGTGCGGGACATCGGGGTGCGCACGGCGATGGCGCAGACCGCGTTCATCACGGCCCTGACCCTCGTCTCCGCCCTCGCGCTCGCCCTGGTCTACGGCCTCGGCGGCTGGTACGCCCTGCGCGGCAGCCTGGAACCGGGTGCCGTCGTCTCGCTGGCCCTGCTCCTGACCCGTCTGTACGCGCCGCTGACCTCCCTCGCCGGTGCCCGCGTCGAGGTCATGAGCGCCCTGGTCAGCTTCGAGCGGGTCTTCGAGGTCCTCGACCTGAAGCCGCTGATCGACGAGAAACCGGACGCCCGCGCGGTCCCCGAGGGCCCGGCCTCCGTCGAGTTCACCGACGTCCGCTTCGCCTACCCGTCCGCCGACAAGGTCTCCCTCGCCTCCCTCGAGGAGGTTGCCGCACTCGACACCCGCGGCGGCGCCGAGGTCCTGCACGGCATCTCCTTCCGCGCCGAACCGGGCCAGACCGTTGCCCTCGTCGGCTCCTCCGGCGCGGGCAAGTCCACCATCGCGTCACTGCTGCCACGGCTGTACGACACCGACGAGGGCTCCGTACGCATCGGCGGTGTCGACGTCCGTGACCTGAGCGCCGAGTCGATGCGGGCCACCCTCGGCATGGTCACGCAGGACGGTCACCTCTTCCACGAGTCGGTCCGCGCCAACCTGCTCCTCGCCCGGCCCGACGCCGACGAGAACGAACTGTGGGACGTCCTGCGCAGGGCCCGCCTCGACGACCTCGTGCGCTCCCTGCCCGACGGCCTCGACACGGTGGTCGGCGAGCGCGGCTACCGCCTCTCCGGCGGCGAACGCCAGCGCATGACCATCGCCCGGCTGCTCCTGGCCCGCCAGCGGGTGGTCGTCCTCGACGAGGCGACGGCCCACCTGGACAACACCTCCGAGGCCGCCGTGCAGGAGGCCCTCGCCGAGGCCCTCCAAGGACGCACCGCACTCGTCATCGCCCACCGGCTCTCGACGGTACGAGCCGCCGACCAGATCCTCGTCGTCGAGGACGGCCTGATCGTGGAACGCGGCACCCACGAGCAACTCCTCACGGCGAACGGACGGTACGCGGAGCTCTACCGGACCCAGTTCGAGAAACCGTCACGGGCGGACGCGACGGAGGACGGCACGACCGAGGACGGCGTGAGCGTGAGGGAGATCGCCGTGGCGGAGGAGGCGGTGGCGTAG
- a CDS encoding lysylphosphatidylglycerol synthase transmembrane domain-containing protein: MPCPACQPPSPCPQPHVGAVWKPSPDVTVERFPQGFARRLPVRQILCLLPLALVAVVAVQHRSVLAEGFGHLASAKWPWLLAAVAATCLTWVAAAVTRQGALVERLPKRRLLATQFAAGAANHLLPTGLGASAVNLRFMTVCGVPLARSSAALALYMLAESIARVGLLLALLIAFPDALRVGALLPDGAVGPLLLVVAAVVCVAVTVLLLLRRVRTVVFTFLRTALGEARSVHTRPARALALWGGSLSFPMFQAAGLAAVGQALGLPVPPLHMALAYLAATVAVALVPTPGGIGSVEAALILALVAAGGPVAVATAVVLAYRIITVWLPLLPGALTLGALVRLKMI; encoded by the coding sequence ATGCCGTGCCCGGCGTGTCAGCCGCCGTCCCCGTGCCCGCAACCCCACGTTGGTGCGGTGTGGAAACCCTCTCCCGATGTGACGGTCGAACGCTTTCCCCAGGGCTTCGCCAGACGCCTTCCGGTCCGGCAGATCCTGTGCCTCCTCCCGCTCGCCCTCGTGGCCGTGGTCGCGGTGCAGCACCGGTCCGTGCTCGCGGAGGGCTTCGGACACCTGGCGTCGGCGAAGTGGCCGTGGCTGCTGGCCGCGGTCGCCGCGACCTGTCTGACCTGGGTGGCGGCCGCCGTCACCCGGCAGGGCGCGCTGGTCGAACGGCTGCCCAAGCGGCGGTTGCTGGCCACGCAGTTCGCCGCCGGCGCCGCCAACCACCTGCTGCCGACGGGTCTTGGCGCGAGCGCCGTGAATCTGCGGTTCATGACGGTGTGCGGGGTTCCGCTGGCCCGTTCGTCGGCCGCGCTCGCGCTCTACATGCTGGCGGAGTCCATCGCCCGGGTCGGGCTGCTGCTGGCCCTGTTGATCGCCTTCCCCGACGCCCTGCGGGTCGGCGCGCTCCTGCCGGACGGCGCGGTCGGCCCGCTGCTGCTCGTCGTCGCAGCGGTGGTGTGCGTCGCGGTGACGGTTCTGCTGCTTCTGCGGCGGGTGCGTACCGTCGTGTTCACCTTCCTGCGGACCGCGCTGGGCGAGGCCAGGTCCGTGCACACACGGCCGGCCCGTGCGCTCGCGCTGTGGGGCGGCTCGCTCTCCTTCCCGATGTTCCAGGCGGCCGGACTGGCCGCGGTGGGGCAGGCGCTCGGGCTTCCGGTGCCGCCGCTGCACATGGCGCTCGCGTACCTGGCGGCGACGGTGGCGGTCGCCCTGGTGCCGACGCCGGGCGGGATCGGCTCGGTGGAGGCCGCGCTGATCCTGGCGCTGGTGGCGGCGGGCGGTCCGGTGGCGGTGGCGACGGCGGTGGTGCTCGCCTACCGCATCATCACGGTGTGGCTGCCGCTGCTGCCAGGGGCGCTGACGCTCGGCGCGCTCGTGCGGCTGAAGATGATCTGA
- a CDS encoding crotonase/enoyl-CoA hydratase family protein yields MPVRIERQEHVTTVVLSRPEVRNAVDGPTAAALADAFRAFESDETARVAVLWGEGGTFCAGADLKALGTERGNHVTEDGDGPMGPTRMRLSKPVIAAVAGHAVAGGLELALWCDLRVAEEDSVFGVFCRRWGVPLIDGGTVRLPRLIGTGRAMDMILTGRPVAAPEAYEMGLANRVVPPGRARAETEALAASIAGFPQACLRGDRGSVLDQEGLNERAAMRGEFRHGTGVLEESLEGAARFSAGAGRHGSFGEN; encoded by the coding sequence ATGCCGGTCCGGATCGAGCGCCAGGAACACGTCACCACCGTCGTCCTCTCCCGCCCCGAGGTCCGCAACGCGGTGGACGGTCCCACGGCGGCCGCTCTCGCCGACGCCTTCCGCGCGTTCGAGAGCGACGAGACGGCCCGGGTGGCCGTGCTGTGGGGCGAGGGCGGCACCTTCTGCGCCGGCGCGGACCTCAAGGCGCTCGGCACGGAACGCGGCAACCATGTGACGGAGGACGGCGACGGCCCGATGGGCCCCACGCGGATGCGGCTGTCGAAGCCGGTGATCGCCGCGGTCGCGGGCCACGCCGTGGCGGGTGGTCTGGAGCTGGCCCTCTGGTGCGATCTGCGGGTCGCCGAGGAGGACTCGGTCTTCGGGGTCTTCTGCCGCCGCTGGGGCGTGCCACTCATCGACGGCGGCACGGTACGGCTCCCCCGTCTCATCGGCACCGGCCGCGCGATGGACATGATTCTGACCGGCCGCCCGGTGGCGGCCCCCGAGGCGTACGAGATGGGCCTCGCGAACCGGGTCGTCCCGCCGGGGCGGGCGCGTGCGGAGACGGAGGCGCTGGCCGCGTCGATCGCCGGCTTCCCGCAGGCCTGTCTCCGGGGCGACCGCGGTTCCGTCCTCGACCAGGAGGGGTTGAACGAGCGCGCCGCCATGCGGGGTGAATTCCGTCACGGGACAGGTGTGCTGGAGGAGAGTCTCGAGGGGGCTGCGCGGTTCTCGGCGGGGGCGGGGCGGCACGGGTCGTTCGGCGAGAACTGA
- a CDS encoding mechanosensitive ion channel family protein — protein sequence MNRDLTVHDWIVAGIWLAVGLAAGVLLRLLLRWLGKHATRTRWSGDDVLVDALRALIPVAALTGGIAAAAAALPLTGKVNHTVNQILTVLLILAATITAARVVAGLVRALTQSRSGVAGSASIFVNITRVVVLAMGCLVVLQTLGISIAPLLTALGVGGLAVALALQDTLANLFAGIHILASKTIQPGDYIRLTSGEEGYVVDINWRNTVVRNLSNNLVIIPNAQLSSTNMTNFSRPEQEMTLTVQVGVGYDSDLDHVERVTSEVVTEVMTEIEGAVPEHEPAIRFHTFGDSRISFTVILGVGEFSDQYRIKHEFVKRLHKRYHVEGIRIPSPARTVALQQNGVAIPPQRDGSLSIP from the coding sequence GTGAACCGGGACCTCACTGTGCACGACTGGATCGTCGCGGGCATCTGGCTGGCCGTCGGCCTCGCGGCGGGTGTCCTGCTGCGCCTCCTCCTGCGCTGGCTGGGCAAGCACGCGACCCGTACCCGGTGGAGCGGCGACGACGTCCTCGTCGACGCGCTGCGCGCGCTGATACCGGTCGCCGCCCTCACGGGCGGTATCGCGGCCGCCGCGGCGGCGCTGCCGCTGACCGGCAAGGTCAACCACACCGTCAACCAGATCCTGACGGTCCTGCTCATCCTCGCCGCCACCATCACGGCGGCACGTGTGGTCGCCGGCCTGGTGCGGGCCCTCACCCAGTCCCGCTCCGGGGTCGCGGGATCGGCCTCGATCTTCGTCAACATCACCCGGGTCGTCGTCCTCGCCATGGGCTGCCTGGTCGTCCTGCAGACCCTGGGCATCTCCATCGCCCCGCTGCTCACGGCCCTCGGGGTCGGCGGTCTCGCGGTCGCCCTGGCCCTCCAGGACACCCTCGCCAACCTCTTCGCGGGCATCCACATCCTCGCCTCGAAGACGATCCAGCCCGGCGACTACATCAGGCTCACCAGCGGGGAGGAGGGGTATGTCGTCGACATCAACTGGCGCAACACCGTCGTTCGCAACCTCTCCAACAACCTCGTCATCATCCCGAACGCGCAGCTCTCCAGCACCAACATGACCAACTTCAGCCGTCCGGAACAGGAGATGACCCTCACCGTGCAGGTCGGCGTCGGCTACGACAGCGACCTCGACCATGTCGAGCGCGTCACCTCCGAGGTCGTCACCGAGGTCATGACGGAGATCGAGGGCGCGGTTCCGGAACACGAACCCGCCATCCGCTTCCACACGTTCGGGGACTCGCGGATCAGCTTCACCGTCATCCTGGGTGTCGGGGAGTTCAGCGACCAGTACCGGATCAAGCACGAGTTCGTGAAGCGGCTGCACAAGCGGTACCACGTGGAGGGCATCCGCATTCCCTCCCCCGCGCGCACCGTCGCCCTCCAGCAGAACGGCGTGGCGATTCCGCCCCAGCGCGACGGATCCCTGTCGATCCCGTAG
- a CDS encoding FGGY-family carbohydrate kinase has translation MTVIGVDIGTSSSKGVLVDEDGTVLATAVRPHTVDRPHPGHVEMDARVWWDEFASIARELLKSVPDGASVTAVGVSGMGPCVALADAADTPLRPAILYGVDTRATEQITRLDDELGRDAVLRRCGSLLSTQAVGPKIAWLAEHEPGVVARARRLYMPSSYLVVRLTGTYVLDRHSASQAVPLYDSVAQEWYEPWTRHIAPRLELPRLLWPGDIAGQVTAEAADATGLPAGIPVIAGTIDAWSEALSVGAQHTGDLMLMYGSTMFLINTLSERLLVPQLWSTVGALPGTRSLAGGMATSGMITEWLRELFGTPGHTELLAGAEASGPGAKGLLMLPYFAGERTPVADPHARGVIAGLTVEHNRGDLYRAALEATAFGVRHNVEAMRAAGADIRRVVAVGGGTRGGLWTRIVSAVTGLEQEIRTVTLGASYGAAFLAASAVGAPLIDEWNPVRERVAPDPQLRSGYDELYALYLRLYPATRDIAHELAARQRG, from the coding sequence ATGACGGTGATCGGGGTCGACATCGGTACGTCCAGCAGCAAGGGCGTGCTCGTGGACGAGGACGGAACCGTCCTCGCGACGGCTGTCCGCCCGCACACGGTCGACCGTCCGCACCCGGGACACGTCGAGATGGACGCACGGGTGTGGTGGGACGAGTTCGCCTCCATCGCCCGGGAGTTGCTGAAGTCCGTGCCGGACGGCGCCTCCGTCACCGCGGTCGGCGTCAGCGGCATGGGCCCGTGCGTCGCTCTGGCCGACGCGGCGGACACGCCGCTGCGCCCGGCGATCCTGTACGGCGTCGACACCCGGGCCACCGAGCAGATCACGCGCCTGGACGACGAGTTGGGCCGTGACGCCGTACTGCGGCGCTGCGGGTCCCTGCTGTCCACCCAGGCCGTGGGCCCCAAGATCGCCTGGCTGGCGGAGCACGAGCCCGGCGTGGTCGCCCGGGCCCGGCGGCTCTACATGCCCAGCTCGTATCTGGTGGTCCGGCTCACCGGGACCTATGTGCTCGACCGCCACTCGGCGAGCCAGGCCGTTCCGCTGTACGACTCCGTGGCCCAGGAGTGGTACGAGCCGTGGACGCGGCACATCGCGCCGCGGCTGGAACTCCCCCGCCTGCTCTGGCCGGGAGACATCGCCGGACAGGTCACGGCCGAGGCCGCCGACGCCACCGGGCTGCCCGCCGGAATCCCGGTGATCGCCGGCACGATCGACGCCTGGTCCGAGGCCCTGAGCGTGGGGGCACAGCACACCGGTGACCTGATGCTGATGTACGGCAGCACCATGTTCCTGATCAACACCTTGTCCGAGCGCCTGCTGGTGCCCCAGCTGTGGAGCACCGTCGGGGCGTTGCCCGGAACGCGCAGTCTCGCCGGAGGCATGGCCACCTCCGGCATGATCACCGAATGGCTGCGGGAGCTGTTCGGCACGCCCGGGCACACCGAGCTGCTCGCCGGGGCCGAGGCGTCCGGGCCCGGTGCGAAGGGGCTGCTGATGCTGCCGTACTTCGCGGGCGAGCGGACGCCGGTGGCCGATCCGCACGCCCGCGGGGTGATCGCCGGGCTGACGGTGGAGCACAACCGCGGCGACCTCTACCGTGCCGCCCTGGAGGCGACGGCCTTCGGGGTACGGCACAACGTCGAGGCGATGCGCGCGGCGGGCGCGGACATCCGCCGTGTCGTCGCCGTGGGCGGAGGCACCCGGGGCGGCCTGTGGACCCGGATCGTCTCGGCCGTGACGGGCCTGGAGCAGGAGATCAGGACCGTCACACTCGGAGCGAGCTACGGCGCGGCGTTCCTCGCGGCGAGCGCAGTCGGCGCCCCGCTCATCGACGAGTGGAACCCGGTGCGCGAACGCGTCGCCCCGGACCCGCAACTGCGCTCCGGCTACGACGAGTTGTACGCGCTGTACCTCCGGCTCTACCCGGCGACACGGGACATCGCCCATGAACTGGCCGCGCGGCAACGGGGTTAG
- a CDS encoding beta-galactosidase, giving the protein MFELPGRVLFGAAYYHEYQPYERLKDDLDLMAEARFTVIRVGESVWSTWEPENGRFDLDWLQPVLDGAGERGISVILGTPTYAVPPWLARQYPEIAAERRTGERVPWGARQEVDYTHPAFRFHAERIIRKVVGRYAAHPAVIGFQVDNEPGLELFHNHGVFQRFTDHLRETYGDVETLNREWGLVYWSHRLSTWADLWTPDGNAQPQYDLAWRRFQARLTTEFIAWQADIVREYARPDQFVTTCISYDRPTVEDDELTRKLDVTAGNPYYTMQDALALPDRNRQDQGWTTNGTWALYQSADRMYASRQEPFLVTETDAQAIGFPWNNRPAYDGQWRQAAWALISRGASMIEYWHWHTLHFGTETYWGGVLPHNGRPGRVYRELAALGAELETAGDLVSSLTPDADVAFLYSSPSKWALQAQPPLAAPDGGPDRRSYQTVFDAFYRGAFDAGLQSRLVHPGQLDGTDLPPVLVAPAFYAADDTTLDRLLAYAEAGGHLVLGPRTAYADHEARARTEEQPARLAEAAGVTYDEFSNLGTGLVVHGTDSLPLSGEARALHWVDGLRPRGADTLATYDHPHFGRWPAATTHVHGAGRVTYVGTVPDPEFASTLLRWAAPADLVSASHPSVTSTRATARDGRRVRFLHNWSWEPVEVALPTPVRDALTGTSYAPDEAVPLGAWDVKVLQEES; this is encoded by the coding sequence ATGTTCGAGCTGCCCGGCCGGGTTCTGTTCGGCGCCGCCTACTACCACGAGTACCAGCCGTACGAGCGGCTCAAGGACGACCTCGACCTGATGGCGGAGGCCCGCTTCACGGTGATCCGGGTCGGCGAGTCCGTCTGGTCGACCTGGGAACCGGAGAACGGCCGCTTCGACCTCGACTGGCTCCAGCCGGTTCTGGACGGGGCGGGCGAGCGGGGGATCAGCGTCATCCTCGGGACGCCCACCTACGCCGTGCCGCCGTGGCTGGCCCGGCAGTACCCGGAGATCGCGGCGGAGCGGCGCACCGGCGAGCGCGTTCCCTGGGGCGCCCGCCAGGAGGTCGACTACACCCACCCGGCGTTCCGTTTCCACGCAGAGCGGATCATCCGCAAGGTCGTCGGCCGGTATGCCGCGCACCCGGCGGTGATCGGCTTCCAGGTCGACAACGAACCCGGCCTCGAACTCTTCCACAACCACGGTGTGTTCCAGCGCTTCACCGACCATCTGCGCGAGACCTACGGCGACGTGGAGACCCTCAACCGCGAGTGGGGGCTGGTCTACTGGTCCCACCGGCTGTCGACCTGGGCGGACCTGTGGACTCCGGACGGCAACGCCCAGCCGCAGTACGACCTCGCGTGGCGCCGCTTCCAGGCGAGGCTCACCACCGAGTTCATCGCCTGGCAGGCGGACATCGTGCGCGAGTACGCCCGGCCGGACCAGTTCGTCACGACGTGCATCTCCTACGACCGGCCCACGGTCGAGGACGACGAGCTGACCAGGAAGCTCGACGTCACGGCCGGCAACCCCTACTACACGATGCAGGACGCCCTCGCGCTGCCGGACCGGAACCGCCAGGACCAGGGCTGGACCACCAACGGCACCTGGGCGCTGTACCAGAGTGCCGACCGCATGTACGCCTCCCGCCAGGAACCCTTCCTGGTGACCGAGACCGACGCACAGGCCATCGGCTTCCCCTGGAACAACCGCCCCGCGTACGACGGGCAGTGGCGCCAGGCCGCCTGGGCGCTGATATCGCGGGGCGCCTCGATGATCGAGTACTGGCACTGGCACACCCTGCACTTCGGCACCGAGACCTACTGGGGCGGAGTGCTGCCGCACAACGGGCGACCCGGCCGGGTGTACCGCGAACTGGCCGCGCTGGGAGCCGAGTTGGAGACCGCGGGCGACCTCGTGTCGTCACTCACCCCGGACGCCGACGTGGCGTTCCTCTACTCCAGCCCCAGCAAGTGGGCGCTCCAGGCGCAGCCCCCGCTGGCCGCGCCCGACGGGGGGCCGGACCGGCGCTCGTACCAGACCGTCTTCGACGCCTTCTACCGCGGCGCCTTCGACGCGGGACTGCAGAGCAGGCTCGTACACCCGGGCCAGCTGGACGGCACCGACCTGCCGCCGGTACTCGTCGCCCCCGCCTTCTACGCGGCCGACGACACGACCCTCGACCGCCTCCTCGCCTACGCCGAGGCCGGCGGCCATCTGGTCCTGGGCCCGCGCACGGCGTACGCGGACCACGAGGCGCGGGCCCGTACGGAGGAACAGCCCGCCCGGCTGGCCGAGGCCGCCGGCGTCACGTACGACGAGTTCAGCAATCTGGGCACCGGACTCGTCGTCCACGGCACGGACTCCCTTCCATTGTCCGGGGAGGCCCGTGCCCTCCACTGGGTGGACGGCCTGCGTCCCAGGGGAGCGGACACCCTGGCAACGTACGACCACCCGCACTTCGGCCGCTGGCCCGCGGCCACGACCCATGTGCACGGCGCCGGACGCGTCACCTACGTCGGCACCGTGCCCGACCCGGAATTCGCCAGCACCCTCCTCCGCTGGGCCGCCCCGGCGGACCTCGTGAGTGCGTCCCACCCGAGCGTCACGTCGACGAGGGCGACCGCGCGCGACGGCCGCCGGGTCCGGTTCCTGCACAACTGGTCGTGGGAACCGGTGGAGGTCGCACTGCCGACGCCGGTACGCGACGCGCTCACGGGGACGTCGTACGCGCCGGACGAGGCGGTCCCGCTCGGGGCGTGGGACGTGAAGGTGCTCCAGGAGGAATCATGA
- a CDS encoding carbohydrate ABC transporter permease, which produces MSATTSSTSIRASVRSSAGARSRRGLLYLTLVLLLLAFLAPLVWALSGSFKPRGDIFAYPPKLVPDPFTLHNYRALIEDQPFARWFVMSTVVAVVATVVSVFVCALAGYGFAKFRFAGKRLLFGVMFSSLSIPFAVILVPLFVILVKTGLGSPWFALIVPWVAPAFGIFMMQQYIVQSVPDSVLEAARIDGASEFGIFRRIVLPLLRPSLGALAVWTFLQSYNSFLWPLVLVSDSSQYTLPLGLQTLFVSEQRQYDLVMAGAVLAVLPAVALFVLLRKQLLEGLSTGAVKG; this is translated from the coding sequence ATGAGCGCGACCACTTCCTCCACCTCCATACGCGCTTCCGTACGCTCTTCCGCGGGCGCGAGGAGCCGCCGCGGCCTGCTCTACCTGACGCTGGTCCTGCTGCTGCTCGCCTTCCTCGCCCCGCTGGTGTGGGCGCTGAGCGGGTCGTTCAAGCCGCGCGGCGACATCTTCGCGTATCCGCCGAAGCTGGTTCCGGACCCCTTCACCCTGCACAACTACCGTGCGCTGATCGAGGATCAGCCCTTCGCCCGGTGGTTCGTGATGAGCACGGTGGTCGCCGTCGTCGCCACCGTCGTCTCGGTCTTCGTCTGCGCGCTGGCCGGCTACGGCTTCGCCAAGTTCCGGTTCGCGGGAAAGAGGCTGCTGTTCGGCGTGATGTTCAGCTCGCTGTCCATCCCGTTCGCGGTGATCCTCGTGCCCCTGTTCGTGATCCTGGTCAAGACCGGGCTCGGCAGTCCGTGGTTCGCGCTGATCGTGCCCTGGGTGGCGCCCGCCTTCGGGATCTTCATGATGCAGCAGTACATCGTGCAGTCCGTCCCCGACTCGGTCCTGGAGGCAGCCCGCATCGACGGCGCGAGCGAGTTCGGCATCTTCCGGCGGATCGTGCTGCCCCTGCTGCGCCCCTCGCTCGGCGCCCTCGCCGTGTGGACCTTCCTGCAGAGCTACAACAGCTTCCTGTGGCCGCTGGTCCTGGTCTCCGACAGCTCGCAGTACACGCTGCCGCTGGGCCTGCAGACCCTCTTCGTCTCGGAGCAACGGCAGTACGACCTGGTGATGGCCGGCGCCGTGCTGGCCGTCCTGCCCGCCGTCGCCCTCTTCGTGCTGCTGCGCAAACAGCTCCTCGAAGGCCTTTCCACGGGTGCCGTCAAAGGCTGA